A stretch of the Polycladomyces subterraneus genome encodes the following:
- a CDS encoding MerR family transcriptional regulator: MEYTVQKLAQLAGISTRTLRYYDEIGILKPARINSSGYRIYGQAEVDRLQQILFYKELGVSLDVIKEIVTSPSYDGAKALREHREQLLDKRKRLDLLIAIVEKTIASMEGRIIMTDKEKFEGFKQEMIDDNEAKYGKEIRAKYGDDVVNRSNEKLKNLTKEEYEEVTRLADEVLATLSEAFANGDPASDIAQKTAELHKQWLMYYWSEYSKEAHAELAQMYVDDVRFKAYYEKRPGMTEFLRDAIYIYTGVTK, encoded by the coding sequence ATGGAATACACCGTGCAAAAGCTGGCTCAGTTGGCAGGAATCAGTACCAGAACACTTCGGTATTATGATGAGATCGGGATTCTGAAGCCAGCAAGAATCAACTCGTCGGGATACCGGATTTATGGTCAGGCGGAAGTAGACCGTTTACAGCAAATCCTGTTTTACAAGGAATTAGGGGTCAGTCTTGATGTAATTAAAGAAATCGTCACTTCCCCTTCCTATGACGGAGCCAAAGCTCTTCGGGAACACCGTGAACAACTCCTCGACAAAAGAAAGCGGTTGGATTTGCTGATCGCCATTGTGGAAAAAACAATTGCTTCAATGGAAGGGAGAATCATCATGACCGATAAAGAGAAGTTTGAAGGTTTCAAGCAGGAGATGATTGACGACAACGAGGCTAAGTACGGGAAAGAAATCCGTGCAAAATATGGCGATGATGTCGTGAACCGATCCAATGAAAAACTGAAGAACCTGACGAAAGAAGAGTATGAAGAGGTTACCCGTTTGGCGGATGAAGTCCTGGCGACACTTTCCGAAGCGTTTGCAAATGGTGACCCAGCCAGCGACATCGCGCAAAAAACGGCTGAGTTGCATAAGCAGTGGCTTATGTATTACTGGAGCGAATACAGCAAAGAAGCGCATGCTGAACTTGCCCAAATGTATGTGGATGATGTACGGTTTAAGGCATACTATGAAAAGAGGCCCGGTATGACCGAATTCCTGAGAGACGCGATTTACATCTATACAGGCGTTACGAAATAA
- a CDS encoding alpha/beta hydrolase encodes MLDEFSILITPFDTERTVRVYLPQSYHQIGKRFPVLYMHDGQNVFRDKDAIGGTSLGLEAYLDEIGFDLIVVGIDSNPSREGRVNEYCPWVNGEFSRKLIGDVSSLGGRGEPYVDFIVNELKPLIDNKYRTLPNKTYMAGVSLGGLISTFAACRYPEIFTKVAGISSAFYRNQEEIENLLRASDISAIELFYLDCGTEEAGEEHAISKEFVASNKAIYEILKSKVSNTKFQVVVGAEHNYKAFRKRVPKMFSFLFNRINNVFPLS; translated from the coding sequence ATGCTCGATGAATTCTCGATTCTAATAACTCCATTTGACACAGAGAGAACCGTAAGAGTTTATTTGCCACAAAGTTACCATCAGATAGGCAAGAGATTCCCTGTTCTGTATATGCACGATGGACAAAATGTATTTCGAGATAAAGACGCCATTGGTGGAACTTCTTTAGGACTGGAAGCCTATTTAGATGAAATTGGTTTTGACCTCATCGTGGTAGGTATTGACTCCAACCCTTCCCGTGAAGGACGAGTGAATGAATATTGTCCATGGGTGAATGGTGAATTTAGCAGAAAGCTAATAGGTGATGTCAGCTCCTTAGGAGGTAGAGGTGAACCTTACGTCGACTTTATTGTAAATGAACTGAAACCATTAATAGATAATAAATACCGCACTCTCCCAAATAAGACCTATATGGCGGGAGTTTCATTAGGAGGTCTCATTTCAACTTTTGCTGCCTGTCGTTATCCCGAAATTTTCACCAAAGTAGCTGGAATATCTTCCGCCTTTTATCGGAACCAAGAGGAAATAGAGAATTTATTACGTGCATCTGATATTTCTGCAATTGAACTGTTTTACTTGGACTGTGGAACAGAAGAAGCTGGGGAAGAACATGCGATTAGTAAAGAATTTGTGGCTTCGAACAAAGCTATTTATGAAATCCTGAAGAGTAAGGTTTCTAATACCAAATTTCAAGTTGTGGTCGGTGCAGAACACAATTATAAAGCCTTTAGGAAAAGAGTCCCCAAGATGTTTTCATTCCTGTTTAACAGGATAAACAATGTTTTTCCATTGTCCTAA
- a CDS encoding SMI1/KNR4 family protein yields the protein MEQSLIQKTLAGLKKRLVDNKLTVQKEEGFVEEMEFYFREPATDEEIQTFTRSTGVQLPEDYKTFLRIHNGAVLFKPWFGGQFELYMVSEIIEHKKLGRSWNLGIRLDIKMVVIY from the coding sequence GTGGAACAATCCCTGATCCAGAAAACACTTGCTGGACTTAAGAAACGCTTGGTTGATAATAAACTAACGGTTCAGAAAGAAGAAGGCTTTGTAGAGGAAATGGAGTTTTATTTTCGAGAACCCGCAACAGATGAGGAAATTCAAACATTTACCCGTTCCACAGGAGTACAGCTTCCGGAAGACTATAAAACCTTTTTGCGGATACACAATGGCGCAGTTCTTTTTAAACCATGGTTTGGCGGGCAATTTGAGTTGTATATGGTGTCAGAGATCATTGAACATAAAAAGTTGGGTCGTTCTTGGAATCTTGGTATCCGATTGGATATCAAGATGGTGGTTATTTATTAA
- a CDS encoding thermonuclease family protein: protein MKKLFTSILLVMLVVLTGCVGQKNAADSASPKQFQTAAQLVEAVDGDTAKFKIDGKVETVRFLLINTPRTHHPKLGKQPLGPEASAFTKNLLTHAHRITLEFDVEKSDKYGRMLAYVYADGKSVQEELLKRGLARVGYIYESRRHLADFRKVENVAKTKHLGIWKCPGYVTDHGFDPSKWCENILPAPVKKPVGDVDCTDFKTKEEAQWFFEIHQPGDPYKLDGDQDGIACEQLPASSYRE from the coding sequence ATGAAGAAATTATTCACCTCGATATTGTTGGTCATGCTCGTCGTTTTGACGGGCTGTGTTGGTCAAAAAAACGCCGCTGATTCTGCCTCTCCCAAACAGTTTCAAACTGCTGCTCAATTGGTAGAGGCAGTGGACGGTGACACCGCAAAGTTTAAGATTGACGGGAAAGTGGAAACAGTTCGGTTTCTCCTTATCAATACACCTAGGACGCATCACCCGAAGTTAGGAAAACAACCACTTGGGCCGGAAGCGAGTGCGTTTACTAAAAACCTGCTGACCCATGCCCATCGCATCACGTTGGAATTTGACGTTGAAAAAAGTGATAAATACGGTCGTATGCTGGCCTATGTGTATGCAGATGGGAAAAGCGTTCAGGAAGAACTGCTGAAAAGAGGACTCGCACGTGTTGGTTACATATACGAAAGCCGTCGGCACCTTGCCGATTTTCGGAAAGTAGAGAACGTGGCTAAAACGAAGCACTTAGGTATTTGGAAATGCCCCGGATATGTCACTGATCACGGCTTTGACCCCAGCAAATGGTGTGAAAACATACTTCCTGCTCCAGTGAAAAAACCCGTCGGTGACGTAGATTGTACCGATTTCAAGACAAAGGAAGAAGCGCAGTGGTTCTTTGAAATCCATCAACCCGGTGATCCATACAAGCTGGATGGTGATCAAGATGGTATCGCCTGTGAACAGTTACCTGCGAGCAGTTACCGTGAATAA